Proteins from a single region of Candidatus Parcubacteria bacterium:
- a CDS encoding pilin (Derived by automated computational analysis using gene prediction method: Protein Homology.), whose translation MKKIFSVIFLFVFGLNLLLLPALGSATTPASSTPRNSGGSTAAPKELPNPLGTDNPNILVGNIINFILGFVGTIALVLFIYGGFTWMLSAGSPDKVKKGKNIIVWAVIGLFVVFTAYILVRFVIQGVTGIA comes from the coding sequence ATGAAGAAAATTTTTAGTGTAATTTTTTTATTTGTTTTTGGCCTTAATCTTTTGCTATTGCCAGCTTTAGGCAGCGCCACTACGCCTGCCAGCAGCACTCCCAGAAATAGTGGTGGTAGCACTGCTGCACCAAAAGAATTGCCCAATCCTCTCGGGACTGACAACCCTAATATTTTAGTAGGCAATATTATTAATTTCATCTTAGGTTTTGTTGGTACCATCGCCTTAGTTTTATTTATATACGGCGGCTTTACTTGGATGTTATCAGCGGGCTCTCCAGACAAGGTTAAGAAAGGGAAGAATATTATTGTTTGGGCAGTTATTGGCTTATTCGTAGTCTTTACCGCCTATATTCTAGTCCGCTTTGTTATTCAGGGTGTGACCGGGATTGCCTAG
- the mutM gene encoding DNA-formamidopyrimidine glycosylase (Derived by automated computational analysis using gene prediction method: Protein Homology. GO_component: GO:0005737 - cytoplasm [Evidence IEA]; GO_function: GO:0008534 - oxidized purine nucleobase lesion DNA N-glycosylase activity [Evidence IEA]; GO_process: GO:0006281 - DNA repair [Evidence IEA]) — protein MPELPEVETVRRDLVKVLLGKKITALKVFAPTTVKPSAATFIKKLKGLSFADLNRRGKLLIFELNQPDLFLLIHLKMTGQLIYLSPKTAITGGHSFSQEERSRSFPNQHTRVSLTFEDGGRLFFNDLRKFGYLRLVDTKTLEQIIANNYGPEPLDKSFTQKGLSLNLKKSQRSVKAVLLDQKIIAGLGNIYVDESLFAAGIRPIRTANSLKPVEVSQLFKAIPRILKKSLRYRGTTFRNYLDSSGQKGNFSEKLQVYGRGGQKCYQCGNTIEKIRVAGRGTHYCPQCQK, from the coding sequence ATGCCTGAATTACCAGAAGTAGAAACAGTCAGGCGCGATTTGGTCAAGGTTTTGCTAGGAAAAAAAATTACGGCCCTGAAAGTTTTTGCGCCGACAACGGTTAAACCCAGCGCCGCTACTTTTATTAAAAAACTGAAAGGGCTGTCCTTTGCTGATCTTAATCGTCGCGGCAAGCTTTTAATTTTTGAGTTAAACCAACCCGATCTTTTTTTGTTGATTCATCTTAAAATGACGGGCCAGTTAATTTATCTGTCGCCTAAGACGGCAATTACTGGCGGACACAGCTTCTCCCAAGAAGAAAGAAGCCGGTCTTTCCCTAACCAACACACCCGCGTGAGCTTGACTTTTGAAGACGGCGGACGATTATTCTTCAATGACTTACGAAAATTTGGCTACCTGCGGCTAGTGGATACTAAAACGCTGGAGCAAATAATCGCCAATAATTATGGGCCGGAGCCACTGGATAAAAGTTTTACTCAGAAGGGGCTGTCGTTAAATTTAAAGAAGAGCCAGCGGAGTGTTAAAGCGGTTTTATTAGATCAAAAAATAATTGCCGGTTTGGGTAATATTTATGTAGATGAATCTTTATTTGCCGCCGGTATCAGGCCGATCCGGACTGCCAATTCTTTAAAACCGGTTGAAGTTTCCCAATTATTTAAAGCGATTCCCAGAATCTTGAAAAAATCTTTAAGATATCGAGGGACCACTTTCCGTAATTATTTAGATAGTAGCGGTCAAAAAGGGAACTTCTCTGAAAAATTGCAAGTTTATGGTCGCGGTGGTCAAAAATGCTATCAGTGTGGAAATACAATTGAAAAGATTCGGGTCGCGGGGCGAGGAACTCACTATTGCCCCCAGTGCCAGAAATAA
- the rpmG gene encoding 50S ribosomal protein L33 (Derived by automated computational analysis using gene prediction method: Protein Homology. GO_component: GO:0000315 - organellar large ribosomal subunit [Evidence IEA]; GO_component: GO:0022625 - cytosolic large ribosomal subunit [Evidence IEA]; GO_function: GO:0003735 - structural constituent of ribosome [Evidence IEA]; GO_process: GO:0006412 - translation [Evidence IEA]), translated as MANDNLIKLECTECKKVNYFSKKNKKTLKGRLEMKKHCPTCGTHTLHKETK; from the coding sequence ATGGCTAATGACAATTTGATTAAGTTGGAATGCACGGAGTGCAAGAAAGTCAACTATTTCTCCAAGAAAAATAAAAAGACTCTAAAAGGGCGCTTGGAAATGAAAAAGCATTGTCCGACTTGCGGGACGCATACACTCCACAAAGAAACCAAATAA
- a CDS encoding AI-2E family transporter (Derived by automated computational analysis using gene prediction method: Protein Homology. GO_function: GO:0015562 - efflux transmembrane transporter activity [Evidence IEA]; GO_process: GO:1905887 - autoinducer AI-2 transmembrane transport [Evidence IEA]): MTEKQTNANTVKFNNFSRWFLIFLVVAALAATLYVFKPFLIDIAIAAVLVTIFYRPYLKLTKFLKGHRRTASFLMCLILLVIIILPTINLIIYTANKSVLGYNDAVLYFENNSFSQTLSHPVIERLNLSYLFSDIKDNNLINNTMLDFLKGFSNTLIAAAKSLVVGTTSFIVSLVVIIFTMYFFFIDGEKLLRYLTYLLPLKEKYTKEIFKKFHEISSTTIVSTFVAALVQGTVGAIGFGIVGFPAFLAGIIIAFLSLMPVLGSALFYAPVGLYYLLVGQIWQGVFVLLWGFLIIGTVDNVVRALMIKDKAQINPIFVILSILGGIAVFGFWGVVLGPLIVSLLVTILHIYSLEFATELKAENKNQDIPPQESTRLDNPLLSDLLDYLIKTPKNDRDNKRLKKVEEKESVEDK; encoded by the coding sequence ATGACGGAAAAACAAACAAATGCCAACACGGTTAAATTTAATAATTTTTCAAGATGGTTTTTAATTTTTCTGGTCGTGGCCGCTCTGGCAGCAACCCTTTATGTTTTTAAGCCTTTTCTGATAGATATTGCCATTGCCGCAGTTTTGGTAACAATTTTTTATAGGCCCTATTTAAAATTAACTAAATTTTTAAAAGGTCACCGACGGACCGCCTCCTTTTTGATGTGTTTGATTTTGTTAGTGATTATTATTCTGCCGACTATTAATTTAATCATTTATACCGCTAACAAATCGGTATTGGGCTATAACGACGCAGTTCTTTATTTTGAAAATAATAGCTTTTCTCAAACTCTTAGCCATCCGGTGATTGAGCGCTTGAATTTAAGTTATCTCTTTTCTGACATTAAGGATAATAACTTGATAAACAATACCATGCTGGACTTTCTAAAAGGGTTTAGCAATACTTTAATCGCCGCCGCTAAAAGTTTAGTGGTCGGAACAACCAGTTTTATTGTTTCGCTGGTGGTAATTATTTTTACAATGTACTTTTTCTTTATTGACGGTGAGAAATTACTACGCTATCTAACCTATCTTTTACCTCTTAAAGAAAAATATACCAAAGAAATCTTCAAAAAATTCCACGAGATTAGCTCGACAACTATTGTGTCAACCTTTGTGGCGGCTTTAGTTCAGGGAACAGTCGGGGCGATCGGCTTTGGAATTGTTGGTTTTCCGGCTTTCTTGGCGGGGATCATTATCGCTTTTTTGTCATTAATGCCGGTTTTAGGTTCAGCCCTTTTCTATGCCCCCGTTGGTCTCTATTATTTGCTGGTGGGGCAGATTTGGCAGGGGGTTTTTGTTCTGCTCTGGGGCTTCTTAATTATCGGCACGGTGGATAATGTCGTTCGGGCGCTGATGATTAAAGATAAGGCGCAGATTAATCCAATTTTCGTGATCCTCTCCATTTTGGGTGGTATTGCCGTTTTTGGTTTTTGGGGCGTTGTTCTCGGCCCCTTAATTGTTTCTTTGCTAGTAACGATTCTTCATATTTATAGTTTAGAGTTTGCGACGGAGTTAAAAGCGGAGAATAAAAATCAGGATATTCCACCTCAAGAAAGTACGCGTTTAGATAATCCCCTATTAAGTGATCTCCTTGATTATTTAATAAAGACGCCCAAAAATGATCGTGATAATAAACGCTTAAAAAAAGTTGAAGAAAAGGAGTCAGTGGAAGATAAATAA
- a CDS encoding hypothetical protein (Derived by automated computational analysis using gene prediction method: GeneMarkS-2+.) — MYGLKILGKIELPEKKIRPEEYRPFLEKKLATRSQEINEHWGLDFLDNEGAIKIPEAEETAKDRQFVSDREEEWAIYKHQTVSEWQATRAKNPSLIAEMAVTLSLSRQLGDRFIVARASSYDDYRYGVDNLLIDRESGAAVCGFDDVLGFTGDDGGSKKQKKMEKSLVAGGSRVKYGATVSDGRLRRQALEHLPTFYLSLSKQELDDLLKDLKAGEAVTEKERALGNKLITSLSEQREAAQDIATNPKLQENLNRFQESLLAMESLINKTEPESGVAE; from the coding sequence ATGTACGGTTTAAAAATTTTAGGAAAAATTGAATTGCCGGAGAAGAAAATCCGCCCCGAGGAATATCGGCCATTTTTGGAAAAAAAGTTAGCGACGCGTAGTCAGGAAATAAATGAACATTGGGGGCTAGATTTTTTAGATAATGAAGGGGCGATAAAAATTCCGGAAGCGGAAGAGACGGCCAAGGACCGACAATTTGTTTCTGATCGGGAAGAGGAGTGGGCAATTTATAAACACCAAACGGTGTCAGAGTGGCAAGCGACTCGCGCGAAAAATCCCTCTTTAATTGCGGAAATGGCCGTGACTTTATCTTTGTCACGCCAGCTAGGCGATCGCTTTATTGTGGCGCGCGCCTCGAGCTATGACGATTATCGTTATGGCGTTGATAACTTATTGATTGACAGGGAAAGTGGCGCCGCGGTTTGCGGTTTTGATGATGTTTTAGGTTTTACGGGTGACGATGGTGGCAGCAAGAAGCAGAAGAAAATGGAAAAATCTTTAGTAGCCGGCGGCAGTCGGGTTAAGTATGGGGCAACAGTTAGTGACGGGCGTCTGCGACGCCAAGCCTTAGAGCATTTGCCGACTTTTTATCTGTCGCTCTCTAAGCAAGAATTAGATGATCTCTTAAAAGATTTAAAAGCCGGCGAGGCCGTTACCGAGAAAGAGCGGGCGCTGGGAAATAAATTAATTACCTCATTGTCTGAGCAGAGGGAAGCGGCTCAAGATATTGCCACTAACCCCAAGCTTCAAGAAAATCTCAATCGTTTTCAGGAATCACTTTTGGCGATGGAGTCTTTAATAAATAAAACTGAGCCGGAGTCAGGGGTGGCGGAATAA
- a CDS encoding type ISP restriction/modification enzyme (Derived by automated computational analysis using gene prediction method: Protein Homology.), producing MSQIIKIFIDKVNGQFETGHAREHSYRPALEELFKEITGLKVINEPKRSEYGAPDFVFLNKNIVTAHAEAKDLQVSLKEIEKSDQMIRYYGYSNLILTNCLEFRFYKSGQAYGNPIIIAELKNNAISVDETKFQLLEDTIKDFIKDSKEPIRSGIHLARVMAGKARRIRDSIKNYLTLGDDSTNQELLAVYEVIKKLLLADLDREKFADMYAQTLVYGLFVARYYDKTSETFSRHEARDLVPASNPFLRHFFDHIAGSSFDPRIEMIVDELCEEFAHADVQAIVHNYYKVDKDDSRDPIIHFYEDFLQEYDSNERKKMGVFYTPLPVVRFIVRSIDDILKKEFGLLRGLADTSKIEVKRESQGKKYKDQIHKVQVLDPATGTGTFLNEVILQVKKSFSGQEGRWNNYVNEDLLPRLHGFELMMASYTIAHLKLSTTIKESGAEIKNQRLGVYLTNSLEKGLVEERNLFSGLGFGKAITDESIEASRIKNDLPIMVVLGNPPYSGESNNSHYIANDVYKIEPNGGKLQERNSKWLNDDYVKFIHFAESMIEKSGEGIVAMITAHGYLDNPTFRGMRFHLTKTFDQIYIIDLHGNSKKKEVSPDGGKDENVFNIMQGVSIILAIKKKGNKNRVADVFYSELWGKRIKKFESLSGEIKYQKISLDQKYYFFVPKNIEGKIEYEKGFSIGDLFVQNSVGVVTAKDSVFIADSEKRLKDQINKYFEDNKINEIFNEDKIKKISYRPLDNKIIYWDTKLLERSRERLMKHFFKENVGLVLVRQFKSGGKLLSCLNL from the coding sequence ATGAGTCAAATAATAAAAATTTTTATTGACAAGGTAAATGGTCAGTTTGAAACTGGTCATGCCCGTGAGCACTCTTATCGCCCGGCTTTAGAAGAACTATTTAAAGAGATTACTGGCCTGAAAGTTATTAATGAGCCTAAAAGAAGTGAGTATGGTGCACCAGACTTTGTTTTTTTAAATAAAAACATTGTAACTGCCCATGCTGAAGCTAAGGATTTACAGGTGTCGTTAAAAGAAATTGAAAAAAGTGATCAAATGATTAGGTATTATGGATACTCAAATTTGATTTTAACTAATTGCTTGGAATTTAGATTTTATAAAAGCGGGCAAGCTTATGGCAATCCGATTATTATTGCTGAATTAAAAAATAATGCAATTTCGGTTGATGAAACAAAATTTCAACTTCTTGAAGATACGATAAAAGATTTTATTAAGGACTCTAAAGAGCCTATTAGATCTGGTATTCATTTAGCTAGAGTTATGGCCGGTAAAGCCCGTCGTATTAGGGATAGCATTAAAAATTATTTGACCCTGGGAGATGATAGTACAAATCAGGAATTATTGGCTGTTTATGAAGTTATAAAAAAATTATTATTAGCCGATTTAGATAGAGAAAAGTTTGCTGACATGTATGCCCAGACTTTAGTGTATGGTCTTTTTGTTGCGCGTTATTACGACAAAACTTCAGAAACTTTTTCTAGACATGAGGCTCGTGATTTAGTTCCTGCCTCTAACCCTTTTCTTCGCCATTTTTTTGACCATATCGCCGGATCATCTTTTGACCCAAGAATTGAAATGATTGTTGATGAGTTATGTGAAGAATTTGCTCACGCTGATGTTCAAGCGATTGTTCATAATTATTATAAAGTTGATAAAGATGATAGCCGTGATCCTATCATTCATTTTTATGAAGACTTTTTGCAGGAGTATGACTCCAATGAACGAAAAAAGATGGGAGTTTTTTATACACCACTGCCAGTCGTTCGTTTTATCGTCCGTTCTATTGATGATATTTTAAAAAAAGAATTTGGTTTATTACGAGGTTTGGCAGATACTTCTAAAATTGAAGTTAAGCGAGAAAGTCAGGGTAAAAAATATAAAGATCAAATACATAAAGTACAAGTGCTTGACCCTGCCACTGGAACGGGTACATTCTTAAATGAAGTTATTTTACAAGTTAAGAAGTCTTTTTCTGGTCAAGAGGGAAGATGGAACAATTATGTTAATGAAGATTTATTACCACGGCTCCACGGCTTTGAATTAATGATGGCTTCTTATACTATTGCTCACTTAAAACTTTCTACTACAATTAAAGAATCTGGAGCAGAAATAAAAAATCAACGCCTCGGTGTTTATTTAACTAATTCTTTGGAAAAAGGATTGGTAGAGGAGAGAAATCTCTTTTCTGGTTTAGGGTTTGGCAAGGCTATTACCGATGAATCTATAGAAGCTAGTAGAATAAAAAATGATTTACCGATTATGGTCGTGCTTGGCAACCCGCCATATTCTGGGGAGTCAAATAATTCACATTATATTGCAAATGATGTTTATAAAATTGAGCCTAATGGAGGTAAGCTGCAAGAACGCAATTCCAAATGGTTAAATGACGATTATGTAAAATTCATTCATTTTGCAGAAAGTATGATTGAAAAATCTGGCGAAGGAATTGTTGCCATGATTACCGCTCATGGTTATCTTGATAACCCAACTTTTAGAGGGATGCGATTTCATTTAACCAAAACATTTGATCAAATATATATTATTGATTTGCATGGGAATTCAAAAAAGAAAGAGGTCTCTCCAGATGGCGGTAAGGACGAGAATGTATTTAATATTATGCAGGGAGTGTCTATTATTTTGGCGATAAAAAAGAAAGGAAATAAAAATCGTGTTGCTGATGTTTTTTATTCCGAGTTATGGGGGAAAAGAATTAAAAAGTTTGAGTCTCTTTCTGGCGAAATAAAGTATCAAAAAATTTCTCTAGATCAAAAATATTATTTTTTTGTACCAAAAAATATTGAAGGGAAAATTGAATATGAAAAGGGATTTTCTATCGGAGATTTGTTTGTTCAAAATAGTGTTGGCGTTGTTACCGCAAAAGACTCTGTGTTTATTGCGGACAGCGAAAAAAGATTAAAGGATCAAATAAATAAGTATTTTGAAGATAACAAAATTAATGAAATATTTAACGAGGATAAAATAAAAAAAATTTCTTATAGACCATTGGATAACAAAATAATATATTGGGATACAAAATTACTTGAACGTTCGAGAGAAAGGTTGATGAAACATTTTTTTAAGGAAAATGTTGGTTTAGTTTTAGTTAGACAATTCAAATCTGGGGGAAAATTATTGTCATGTCTTAATCTCTAA
- a CDS encoding type ISP restriction/modification enzyme (Derived by automated computational analysis using gene prediction method: Protein Homology.) has protein sequence MSNKTSEIGYLFPVYLYNDIGIKISNLKKEIVDDIEKIVGKTTPENILDYIYAVLYSPTYREKYKEFLKIDFPRAPYPESKEQFESLVSFGKELRGLHLLESSKLNSFITTYPEVGDDIIEKKFPVYKDEKVYINDIQYFGNVPLIAWNFYIGGYQPAQKWLKDRRERKLFNEDIEHYQKMITVLMETDRIMKEIDKFFK, from the coding sequence ATATCAAATAAGACAAGTGAGATTGGATATCTATTTCCTGTCTACTTGTATAATGATATTGGCATAAAAATTTCTAACCTAAAAAAAGAAATTGTTGATGATATAGAAAAAATAGTTGGCAAAACAACTCCAGAGAATATTTTAGATTATATTTATGCTGTTTTATATTCACCAACTTATCGTGAAAAATATAAAGAATTTTTAAAAATTGATTTTCCGAGAGCACCTTATCCAGAAAGTAAAGAGCAATTTGAATCATTAGTTTCTTTTGGTAAAGAGCTTCGTGGACTTCATCTTTTAGAATCATCAAAGTTAAATAGTTTTATTACCACTTACCCTGAGGTTGGCGACGATATTATTGAAAAGAAATTTCCAGTATATAAAGATGAAAAAGTTTATATTAATGACATCCAGTATTTTGGAAACGTGCCACTAATTGCTTGGAATTTTTATATTGGCGGTTATCAGCCGGCTCAAAAATGGTTAAAAGATAGGCGTGAGAGAAAATTATTCAATGAAGATATTGAACACTATCAAAAAATGATTACTGTACTTATGGAGACTGATAGAATAATGAAGGAGATTGATAAATTTTTTAAGTAA